CGATCATTACCGCTGTGAACAGCCCTATGCACACCCACATCAATTCATGCCGAGACCTTTGCTTGCTTTCGGCTGTTTCCACGGTTGTGGAGCCTGCGCCGGTCAGTGCCAGAACGCCCAGAGTCAGGATGCTTATCCAGTGCCAGATTACAAAGGGTTGCGTGGGTACTGCGCGTGAAATCGGCTCGGAAAACAGGTGTAAAAACAGATGTAAAAGAAATACGCCCCACAGCGCGTGCGCCCAGACTCTGCGCCGATGGGGCGTACAGAATACCAGAAAATAGGGGATAAAGAACTCGAATCCCACCGCAAACCACTCCGCTATTCCCACAGTTGGCACACCTGCAAAGAAACGATTGTGCGTCGGTATGCTCCACAGCCACCAGCCCGCGGCTGCCGCTCCGCCTTCTACCCCATATCCCACGGCTGCCATTCCCACGCAAGTCATCCCTACAGTGGCCATTAAATCGCCTTTAAGTGCGGGTATCCGCGCCAGCACCCGCTCAGCGAGCCACCAACTCACATAGAGGGCAAAAATCCATCCGATTACCGCTTGTAGAGACGCTGAAAAAATTTGTACTACCGGCTGCGTGAATACATAGGGCATCACGCCCCCCTGCGATTCCACTGTGATCCAGTGAATCACATTTCCCCGCACGACACCAAATAGAAATGCCGAGATGAAAAAACTCAGCGCAATGCGGCGGCCCCGATGGGACCAGGCGTGCCACATCAGCAGGGCTATCGCCGCAGCAGAGGGCACAAAAAGCAGAAGCGTTTTCATGGCTCCTCTTGTTTTATATTATGATGTCTGACTGCGTATGGGGTGCGTGGTTTTTGATAAACCAGAGATAGAGCACCTGACTGTAGGAAAAAAATACCATCTGTTTCCGTTGGAAAAAGGGTTCCAGTTCTTTTTGCAATTTCCGCAGGTTGTAAAACGGCACGCCCGGGAAATAGTGGTGTTCCAGGTGATATGTCGAAAACAGATATAGAAAATTCCATATCCAATTGGATCGCATGAGGGTTGTCCAGTTGGCGATTTCATCTGGATTTATCACATAGTGCTGCCCCAACCGGTTGACAGTAAAAGCAATGGGAAAAATAAAAAATACCGGAAAAAGATGCGCTTTAAAAGCAAACCACGGGTCCAGCGTCCAGAACCACGTCAGGATTCCCAGGTGCAGGATGATTCCCAACGTGCGTTCTCGTTTGATCTGACGGCACAGTTGTTCTGGATAGCCTTTGAAGGTTTCGGCTACTGCCCGAAAATAAATGGGGAATAGCATTGGCGTGCAGTAAAGTAGCTTGAACCAAGGTGAATTGATGCGGGGTGACAGGTGCGCGCGTTTGGGGTCGGCCTGCAAGGAACCCAGGTGATCGTGATGGTCCAGATGCCACCGCTTGAACTGTGAAGATGCCAGCCCGGAAATCCACCCGTACACAAGCCCCAGGAGGTCGTTGAGGCGGTGCTTCTTGCGGAAAATGCACCGATGTACGGATTCGTGTAGCAAAACGGAGAAGCTGAAAATTACGAATCCCAGGAGTACGCTTGCGGGAAACCAGGCCCAGAATGAATCGACGTGGTAAATCCAGACGGGTAGTCCCACCAGCAGTGCTATCTGCCGGAAGGCGATCCAAAAATGTCGCCAGGGCCGCCGCTGGTGCAGGTCTGTCAGCCGTTCCTTTGAAATTGCCGCCCGCAGTTCCCGGTTTAAGTCTCGCGCATGGTCGTGATATGTCAGTTCCGCCGCCATGGCAAACCTCCGCGTTAGCCGATTGCAAATACGTACACAAACCCCACATGTCCCGCCATCAATAGCAAATACATGTGTTTCCAAGAAA
This Gemmatimonadota bacterium DNA region includes the following protein-coding sequences:
- a CDS encoding tetratricopeptide repeat protein — encoded protein: MKTLLLFVPSAAAIALLMWHAWSHRGRRIALSFFISAFLFGVVRGNVIHWITVESQGGVMPYVFTQPVVQIFSASLQAVIGWIFALYVSWWLAERVLARIPALKGDLMATVGMTCVGMAAVGYGVEGGAAAAGWWLWSIPTHNRFFAGVPTVGIAEWFAVGFEFFIPYFLVFCTPHRRRVWAHALWGVFLLHLFLHLFSEPISRAVPTQPFVIWHWISILTLGVLALTGAGSTTVETAESKQRSRHELMWVCIGLFTAVMIVAQVGIGGRPDLLISLIPLALLCLMALPKVSMPYILASAVIAWVAEGFGTGFVTSPVAAVLFLQGRAWWGRQWLFRIGVVALFVGIGLGVYRSGVALSRQCEVYMMHLERAARHAGNGRMDLAAREQAAADALAPGDVEAYLQIGYALDRRGFLGLAIAQFRKALDLEPTLFTAHYDLGMALERFRDTAGAEASFLRSIELAPRFYDGHVKLGTLLLNQGRTDSAQVYFERAVQIDPTHPDARQGLQMIRNKKVR